CATCAATACCACCGGCCGGTTTGTGACTGGTGGTCCGGTGGCCGACTGCGGTCTGACCGGTCGGAAGATCATCCAGGACACTTACGGCGGCATGGGCAACCATGGCGGCGGGGCTTTCTCCGGCAAGGATCCGTCCAAGGTGGACCGGTCTGGTGCATACATGGCCCGGTACATTGCCAAGAACGTGGTTGCCGCAGGCCTTGCACCCACATGCGAGGTGCAGATTGCCTATGCCATTGGCGTTGCCGATCCCGTGTCGGTTCTGGTGACCACTGGCGGCAAGGGCGAGGTTTCGGACGAGGCCTTGAGCAAGGCCGTGCGCGAAGTTTTTGACCTGCGTCCCTATTACATCGTCAAGCAGCTTGATCTGCTCAGGCCCATCTACAAGAATACGGCATGCTATGGTCATTTCGGTCGTGAGCGGGTGGAATTTTCCTGGGAAAAGACCGACCGCATTGAAGACCTGAAAACCGCGGTCAAGCTGTAGATCATACCGGTACACGGTTGACTCGACACCCCGCTCGTCTGCAAGGATGAGCGGGGTATTTTTTTGAAAAAAAAAAGGGTTTGAAGGCTGGACTGATAGCCGCAACCGGCATCATGACCAAAAACAGTGCGTCATGTCTTGTGTCCCCATTTGCATCCTCTTTTTTACCCTTGACTTCATGGACGTGTATGCTATCCGTTTTGCAACTCGAGTTTGAAATCTCTAACAAAGATTGAGGATTTCATGGTGCCTGCAGCCAAGAAGGATTCGGACAATCGGCCTCTTACTCCGGCCATGGAAGATTACCTGGAAGCCATCTATCAGATCGGTCAGGAAAAGAAGATCGTCCGTGTGAAGGATATCGCCGTCAAGATGGACGTGAAGATGCCCACCGTGACCAGCATGCTCAAAAATCTCGGGGGGCGTGGTTACATCAACTACGAAAAATACGGGTACGTTGATCTGACCGGGGAAGGCATTTCCGTGGGCAGGGAGATCTGCCGCAAGCACGGGGTCCTGTACCATTTTCTCAAGGATATCCTGAATGTTGACCCCAAGACCGCTGACGAAGAGGCCTGCAAGATGGAGCATACCCTGTGCAGCTCCACCCTGGATCGGCTGGTCAAGTTCATGGAATTCATCCAGGCGTGTCCCCGGACAGGAGAGGGCTGGCTGGAATATTTTGAAGAGTTCATCAGGGACGGACGAACGCATGCAAAGTGTGCCAGGTGCACAGAGGATTTCACCCTCGAGTTCAAGGAACGGGTCGAGTCCCTGAGGGGACAGAAGGAGGAACCCGACAACGATTCCAGGGACATCCAGGTTTGATACAGGGATTCGCGTTGTTTTACATCTGATAGCTGTTTGAACGGGCATGCGGCCCTTAAGCCGCATGAGCCGTGCAACTCGTTTGCAAATACATATCCGGTACAGGGTAACCTGTGCCGGATATTTGTTTGTGGGGTTGCAGGGACGGTTTGGTTCAAGGGAGAAGAACAGGGTGGTCTTTTCCTGGGGAGTGTTGGGAGGTCAGTCCGCTCACGGATTCCCCCACAAGGGCACGCTCAGCAGCAAAGAAAGGGTTGCCCACATGATCAGGACCAGGGGAATGCCCACTTTCAGAAATTCCCCAAAGGTATATTCGCCGGCGTTCATGACAAGGAGGTTGGTCTTGTAGGCCATGGGAGTGGCAAAGCTCATGTTGGCTCCGAACAGGACGGCCAGGATGAAGGGTTCCGGGGGCAACCCCATCTGGCTGGCTATGGATGCGGCAATGGGTGTTCCTATGACTGCCGTGGCGTTGTTGGAAATGATGTTGGTGAAGATGGCCATGAGCATCATCAACGCGCTGGTAACCACGGCCGGAGACGCGTTTCCGAAGATACTCACAAAGAGTGCTCCAAGATATGCGGCCCCGCCGGTGGTGAGCATGGCCGTTCCCAGGGCCAGGCTGGTCACGACAATGAGAATGACCTGGGCACTGAGGGCGCGGGTTGCATCCCGCCAGCCAAGACAGCCGGTCATGATCATGAGCAGGGTACCGCACATGGCACTGATGGCGATGGGCAGGATATCCAGGGCCGAAATCGCGACAATGCCAATCATGATTCCCATGGCAATGGGTGCCTTGCGGGAATACGGGAGATCAACAATCGCATCCAGCACCATGACGTCCTTGGTGGTTTTGATGGCGGCAATTCTGTCTCGGGGGCCCTGAACGAGAAGGATGTCCCCTGATTGCAGCCTGATGGTCTCAATCTTGTCCCGGGAACGCTGGAAGCGTTTTCCGGATCGATGCAGGGCAAGGGGCATCAATCCGTAGCGGTCCACAAAACCAGCGCTGTCCAGGGTGGTTGCGGCGAGTCGGGAACCGGGAAAAATGGCGATTTCCGCGATTTGCTGATCGTCATCATGCAGGGGGTTATCGTCGTCAATGGGGGTGTCTTCTGATCCGGCCGGAAACAGGGTGCCCTGGAGGATTGTTTCGAATTCCTTGAGATTCTCCGGAGTATCGTCAATGACGAGATGATCGCCGGCCTGGAGGATGACGTCGGGCAGGAGCATGATGCCATTTCCCTCTCCCCGCTCCAAGGCAATGACGTGCATTTTGCCGTCGGTCAGGGACAGGGCCTTGGATAACGGTTTTCCCACAACCGGGCTGTCCTGGGTGATGGCCAGATGCGCCGTGAAGATGCGCGCCGAAGAGTCGCTGATGGCGAGTTTACGCTGGGGAAGAAGGCGGGGTGCGATGAGCCAGAGGTAGGCAATGCCGACACTGCCTGCCAGCGAGGCCGGAACGACAAAGTCGAACATGTTGAATTTTTCAAGGCCCATTTCAGCGGCCACCGCCACCACAAGGAGGTTGGTGGACGTGCCTATGGTCGTGGTGGTTCCGCCAAGGAGAGTTGAAAATCCCATGGGCATGAGAATGGGGGCCGGGGAGGTGCCGGTTTTCAGGGAAACACTGACAAGGACAGGAAGCAGGAGAACCACCACCGGAACGTTGTTGATGAACGCGCTGATGACCGCCCCGAGCAGCAGGGTCAGCAGAAGGGAGCCTTTTGGACTTTTGCGCCAGAGTTTCGCCAGGAACCTGCCGATGGGTTCCAGGGCTCCGGTGCGCAATATGCCGTGTCCGGCAATCATCAGCGAACAGACAGCGATCAAGGCTTCATTGCCAAAGCCGGTGAAGAAGTCGACGGCATGCAGGGTTTTTCCCTGGGCATGAAAGGGAAAAAGTTCGAACCCCACGGCAAGGGCCACGAGAACGAACAGGCTTGAGGACTCCAGGGAGATGTTTTTCCGGCTGAAAAGCACAAGGGCCACGGCCGTCAGGGCCAGCACCGCCATGGCGTGCAGGTTGGGGGGTGGGGGAAATGGCATCTTGCAGGCCCTCCTTGGCTGAAAACCTTGAGATGGTTGCTGCCAACGGATTGTTCAATTCTGCCTTTTGCCAGTCTGCCCTATCCTGTCAAAAAAAGTCCAGCCTCTTTTCCATGGGCACCGTGCTGTTGTGTCCACGCTGTTCGTTTGAGAGCAGGGTGTATTCCCATGAACAGCAGGCAGGGAGTACCGGAGTTACGAAAGTGAGCTGCTTGTGTTCCGTGTTTGGAGTTGATGGACATGGTACCGGTACCTTTGACTGAGAGCTCGTTCATTACTTCTACCGTTGCAAGGTATTCGGCCGTGTGCATATGAACTCATGTATTGGAGTTCTGAGCGGTTGGCTGGTCTGGAAAAAAATGGCGTTTTCTGGAAAACCGAATGGATGCCCTTATGGGGTTTGCTGTGTGCCAGATTGCGTTCTCTGGTCGTTTGGAGAGGGTACGTTCTGTCAATTCATGTCAAACCAGTTTGAATTGTCTAATTTGGCTTGACATCTCTATTTCTCTAATATAGGCGTCTAACTTCAAACGGCATTTATAAGTTTGTGAGTAGCTATCGTGCTGAAAACTATGGCCCCACACATGCTGGCTGATTGAGTTTCCCGAAATCTTCATACACCCATTGGGATGTAGAAGCGTTTGGTGGGTCTACATCCATATCAAAGGGGACATGCATGAATATGGAGTGCGATACATACCAAGCGGAAAGAGTATGTATGAAAATATGGAGACATCGTGATGCAAAGACATTGTTGTTGTAAATGTGCGAGGAAGAATCACGTACCAGGAGGCAAAGGCCTCTTCTTCCCTCTGGCAATAGCGGTGATTGGCGATCATGTACGTGTTGCAGCCATCAGGGGAGGAACGAGCTGCAAGGAACGTTTGTTCAGTATGGGAATTCAGCTTGAAGATGTTGTCCAGGTTGTTCAGTCCCGCCCAAATGGAGCGGTCCTGATTGCCAAGGGCGAAAACCGTTTGATGTTGGGAGGTGGTATGGCCCAGAAAATATTTGTCATTAAGGAGTGATATTATGGGAAAGACACTTGCTGACTTGGGGGTGGGAACGCGTGCCCGGGTGGTTGGTTTTGACAGAGGATCCAGGGACTATCGGAAGAAACTGCTGGCCATGGGGTTGATCAAGGGAACGGAGTTTATGGTCCACCGGGTGGCACCCATGGGTGATCCCATTGAGATTGAGGTAAGGGGTTATAATTTGAGCCTGCGAAAACATGAAGCCGTAACGCTGACAGTGGAGGGTGTGTCATCATGAGTGATTTTACCATAGGTGTAGTCGGCAATCCCAATTGCGGAAAGACTACCCTTTTCAATGCCTTGACCGGAGCAAAACAACGCATTGGCAATTGGCCGGGGGTAACGGTTGACAGAAAAACCGGGGTGTACACCCATAACAACCACACCATTGATGTGGTTGATACCCCCGGCATCTATTCCCTTTCTGCCTCCTCTGTGGATGAGGAAGTGGCACGAGATTATGTTCTTTCCAAAGAGGCGGATCTCATCGTCAATATTGTGGATGCCTCCAATCTGGAGAGAAACCTCTATTTGACCAGCCAACTCATGGAAATGCGGGTTCCCCTTCTTGTTGCCCTGAACATGATGGACATTGCCGAGGACAGGCTCATCAAGATTGATGTTGAGGGGTTGTCTCGCCAGTTGGGCTGCCCGGTGATCCCCATGGTTCTTCCCAAGGGTCGGGGGGTTGTGGAACTCAAGGATGCCATTGATGCGGAAGTTACCAAACCCAGGACCACTCCTGCGGCATCTGTCACCCATGCGGTTGAAGTTGAGGAGGGCGTGTTGGAACTCCTGCCTCTGGTGGAGCAGACTGCAGGGGCAAAAGGCTGGGATCCCAAGTGGATGGCCGTCAAGATACTTGAAAGGGATGAGCAAATCATGGCGGCCGCTTCTGAGGATGCTGTCAGCAGGGCACTGGAGTTACAGCGTAGTATTGAAGACAAAACAGAAGACGATCTGGATATTCTGATCGCTTCTGCCCATTACGGATTTATCAACTGGCTGACCAGGGATACGGTGAGCAAGAAAGGGGAGATCCAGGCATCTGTCTCGGATAAAATAGATGGGGTTGTTCTCAACCGGGTTTTCGGTATCCCCATTTTTCTTTTGGCCATGTACCTGATGTTCATGTTCACCATTAACCTGGGTGGAGCCTTTATTGATTTTTTTGATCAATTGGCCGGAGCCCTTTTTGTGGATGGGTTGGGGAATCTGCTTGCCTCGGTGGGCGTACCTGTATGGCTGAAAACCATACTGGCCAACGGTGTTGGGGGCGGTATTCAGACCATGGCCACCTTTATTCCGCCCATTGGGTTCATGTTTCTTTTTCTCTCTTTTCTCGAAGATTCCGGGTACATGGCACGAGCAGCCTTTGTGATGGATCGTTTCATGCGGGTTATCGGTCTTCCCGGGAAATCCTTCATCCCCATGCTGGTGGGATTTGGTTGTAATGTTCCGGCCATCATGGCCACCAGAACCCTGGAAAACCAACGTGACCGGACACTGACCATCATGATGAACCCGTTCATGTCCTGCGGCGCCAGACTGCCGGTTTATGCCCTGTTTGCTGCAGCCTTTTTCCCTTCGGGCGGCCAGAATCTGGTTTTTCTCCTCTATCTCATCGGCATAGCCTTTGCGGTTCTTACGGGACTTATCCTGAAGAACACCTTGCTCAAGGGAGAGATCACACCTTTTGTCATGGAGTTGCCCCCGTATCATGTACCCACAGTCAAGGCTGTTCTTCTGCGGACCTACGACCGGCTGCAAACCTTTTTGTTCAAGGCTGGCAGGGTGTTGATACCAGTCATTGTTGTGCTGGCATTTTTGAATTCTCTGGGTGTGGACGGAACCTTTGGGAATGAAGATACGCCCAATTCAGCCCTTTCTTCCGTGAGCAGAACCATAACACCGGCCTTGTATCCCATGGGGGTAACCGATGAGAACTGGCCGGCAACAGTGGGCATATTTACCGGTATCTTTGCCAAGGAAGCCGTTGTTGGCACCCTGAATTCCCTGTACAACGGGATGGATGTTGCAGCAGCCGGCGAAGCCAATGGGGGGGAAGAGGCCGAAGATGATCCCGGCTTCTGGGATGCCATTGGTGCTTCCTTTGCCACCATTCCTGCCAATCTTTCGGATCTGGCCGGGACGGTCCTGGACCCCCTGGGGCTGTCCATAGGCGACGTGTCCGATAAAGAGGCGGTTGCCCAGGAAATGGAGGTCAGCGTGGGCACCTTTGGCTCCATGGTGACCCTGTTTGGCTCCAAAGTGGCCGCTTTTGCCTACCTGCTCTTCATTCTGCTTTATTTTCCGTGCAGTGCAGCCATTGCCGCCGTGTACCGGGAAACAAACCTCAACTGGACGCTGTTTTCAGGCTTCTGGACCACGTTTCTGGCCTACTTTGCCGCCACAATGTTTTACCAGGTGGCAACCTTTGCCAGCCACCCCGCGCATTCCCTGATGTGGATCGTGGGTGACCTGTTGGCTCTGGGAATTGTTGTGGCCATCATGAAAGCCCTGGGTGCCAGGGACAAATGTGTTGTTTCTCCCTTCAGGGCCGCTGCAAAAGCTTAATTCCGTTATATGACAAGAGCGGGCATGAGGCTTACGCCCTTGTTTCCCTTTTATTAAAGGATATCACCATGACTCCTATTGAAATCCGAAAATATCTTCAGGAAAGAAAACTGGCCACATTGCACGATATTGCCCTCCATTTCAGGATGCCGGCACAAGCTATTATTCCCATGCTTGAATTATGGGTGGACAAGGGTAAGGTCAGAAAGCATTCGGGGAAACTGGGATGTGCAAAAGGATGCTGCAAGTGTGATCCTGCCACCATAGAGACCTATGAATGGCTCTCTTGAATCTCCTGCATGTCTGGGACGTCATTTCCCCACGTGATGCTGGAGAGAATCGGATCTGACAGGTGAGGCAGGATGCTGGTTGAACGAACCAAATTTTTTTCATCTGCGAGTTAGATCTATAAAACAAAAACCGTTTTGCGTGGTTTTGAAACCGGTTTGATTCATCTCCCCGGATGCAAGCGGTTGTGAGACCATGAGGATGCATACCTGGTGGCTGCGGCCAGCTCCGGGAAATAACGACATCTGTTTATGGCCCCTGGGCGTATGCACCAAGGGCAGGGAGAAGAGCATGAAACTGGAAAAAAGTCGTCAGGAATTGGATTGGCTCAAGGTTATCAAAGGGAGACAATGCGGTTATCTCAATTGTCGCTCCAGGTTGGGCAAAAGTTCTGTTTCCGGGGAAATAGACCGCATGCTTCGATCCAGAGATGGGGGCCCCAAGGAACAGTCATG
The Desulfoplanes formicivorans DNA segment above includes these coding regions:
- a CDS encoding metal-dependent transcriptional regulator, whose product is MKSLTKIEDFMVPAAKKDSDNRPLTPAMEDYLEAIYQIGQEKKIVRVKDIAVKMDVKMPTVTSMLKNLGGRGYINYEKYGYVDLTGEGISVGREICRKHGVLYHFLKDILNVDPKTADEEACKMEHTLCSSTLDRLVKFMEFIQACPRTGEGWLEYFEEFIRDGRTHAKCARCTEDFTLEFKERVESLRGQKEEPDNDSRDIQV
- a CDS encoding SLC13 family permease, which codes for MPFPPPPNLHAMAVLALTAVALVLFSRKNISLESSSLFVLVALAVGFELFPFHAQGKTLHAVDFFTGFGNEALIAVCSLMIAGHGILRTGALEPIGRFLAKLWRKSPKGSLLLTLLLGAVISAFINNVPVVVLLLPVLVSVSLKTGTSPAPILMPMGFSTLLGGTTTTIGTSTNLLVVAVAAEMGLEKFNMFDFVVPASLAGSVGIAYLWLIAPRLLPQRKLAISDSSARIFTAHLAITQDSPVVGKPLSKALSLTDGKMHVIALERGEGNGIMLLPDVILQAGDHLVIDDTPENLKEFETILQGTLFPAGSEDTPIDDDNPLHDDDQQIAEIAIFPGSRLAATTLDSAGFVDRYGLMPLALHRSGKRFQRSRDKIETIRLQSGDILLVQGPRDRIAAIKTTKDVMVLDAIVDLPYSRKAPIAMGIMIGIVAISALDILPIAISAMCGTLLMIMTGCLGWRDATRALSAQVILIVVTSLALGTAMLTTGGAAYLGALFVSIFGNASPAVVTSALMMLMAIFTNIISNNATAVIGTPIAASIASQMGLPPEPFILAVLFGANMSFATPMAYKTNLLVMNAGEYTFGEFLKVGIPLVLIMWATLSLLLSVPLWGNP
- a CDS encoding FeoA family protein, which produces MQRHCCCKCARKNHVPGGKGLFFPLAIAVIGDHVRVAAIRGGTSCKERLFSMGIQLEDVVQVVQSRPNGAVLIAKGENRLMLGGGMAQKIFVIKE
- a CDS encoding FeoA family protein, with product MGKTLADLGVGTRARVVGFDRGSRDYRKKLLAMGLIKGTEFMVHRVAPMGDPIEIEVRGYNLSLRKHEAVTLTVEGVSS
- the feoB gene encoding Fe(2+) transporter permease subunit FeoB; translated protein: MSDFTIGVVGNPNCGKTTLFNALTGAKQRIGNWPGVTVDRKTGVYTHNNHTIDVVDTPGIYSLSASSVDEEVARDYVLSKEADLIVNIVDASNLERNLYLTSQLMEMRVPLLVALNMMDIAEDRLIKIDVEGLSRQLGCPVIPMVLPKGRGVVELKDAIDAEVTKPRTTPAASVTHAVEVEEGVLELLPLVEQTAGAKGWDPKWMAVKILERDEQIMAAASEDAVSRALELQRSIEDKTEDDLDILIASAHYGFINWLTRDTVSKKGEIQASVSDKIDGVVLNRVFGIPIFLLAMYLMFMFTINLGGAFIDFFDQLAGALFVDGLGNLLASVGVPVWLKTILANGVGGGIQTMATFIPPIGFMFLFLSFLEDSGYMARAAFVMDRFMRVIGLPGKSFIPMLVGFGCNVPAIMATRTLENQRDRTLTIMMNPFMSCGARLPVYALFAAAFFPSGGQNLVFLLYLIGIAFAVLTGLILKNTLLKGEITPFVMELPPYHVPTVKAVLLRTYDRLQTFLFKAGRVLIPVIVVLAFLNSLGVDGTFGNEDTPNSALSSVSRTITPALYPMGVTDENWPATVGIFTGIFAKEAVVGTLNSLYNGMDVAAAGEANGGEEAEDDPGFWDAIGASFATIPANLSDLAGTVLDPLGLSIGDVSDKEAVAQEMEVSVGTFGSMVTLFGSKVAAFAYLLFILLYFPCSAAIAAVYRETNLNWTLFSGFWTTFLAYFAATMFYQVATFASHPAHSLMWIVGDLLALGIVVAIMKALGARDKCVVSPFRAAAKA
- a CDS encoding FeoC-like transcriptional regulator — encoded protein: MTPIEIRKYLQERKLATLHDIALHFRMPAQAIIPMLELWVDKGKVRKHSGKLGCAKGCCKCDPATIETYEWLS